TCTTTAGTTGCATGCATGAAAGGGAGGCCTCATTGTCCCTGAATGAAACTTCGAATACTGATTTCGTCTTCTAGTTTGTCGTAGCAGGCTTTTGTTTTCCACAAGAAGTAAATTAAAGCTTAATCATATATCAACGAAGAAAGCACAGAGGATCCCTCTGCTGGAATTAGATCTATACTTGGCGCTGATGTGATGGAGATCACTACCCCCCCTCGTTTTGTGGCGTCCTCGAGTCTGTAAACGACTCAACTTTCCCTTGTAccccaaaagaagaagaagaagaagatggaagTATAGCTTTGTAATCACCTCCTTGAATGGTCCTATTGCTGTTGTCTGTTGTGAATGGTCCTTTTATGATGCTTGCAAATTCCAGAGTCTAAAATTATGAAGAGCAAGAGATAATGAGTAAGATCAGTGATCTATGTTGAATATGGTAAAACTGCCCTCAGTGTCAAAAGTTTTTGTACTGCTATATATATCTTCCTATAGTATATAGTTTATACACAAATTAATCAAGTGACAGAAATCTTGAGGATTAATTCACAACACAAGAAGAATATATGAGCAGGTAATTTTAAAATAGCGGCCAAAAGTGACTACTGACTGAAGTAACAGTCAGGTTGGAATCAAACTCCACCACCTATTTTATAAGTAGAATTTCCAACTCCGCCATTGACTACTTCCTGTTGTTCAGATGAACATATGTTTTATGACTGAAATGTGATTCAACAGTAGCAAAATCTAACAGCCAACTTTGAAGTCAACTTCGAGTGCAAATTGAAAAAGTCTACAAGGAAAGAACTAAATGGATTTCattatttccaaaaaaaaaaaatggtttggaAATCTCCCTCGCAAATGGTACTAgattaattttgatttattttcgAAAAAAATTTGTGTCACACTTACATAAACGTTGTTTTAGCCACGTAATCCTCCTCGTGGACGAGGCTCCTCTCCTCCTTGGTATGATTTTAAGTGAAATTTTTATAGGATTAACTTTTTATACACGATAgtatagtgattttttttttacacttaCAGCTTTGTATATATGCCATATGTGTATGActtgagtttcaaatttaaattcatagTACGTGGTATTGTTCTAAATTCGTTGCATGAAACAtatccaaaatttgaatttcaaattcaacttTACAATAGTTACTATAGTTATCATTCAATTCGAAATTGACAAAATacacactgtcagtgtataaaaaattaattttttttgtaaacacaaataattttggacaaatggtgtttggattgtaaatttttttaaataatattttacttgtatcaaaaacacattttttatattcttaaccacttttttatctcacatacatcatatcacatcacaaaaaatattataataattaattcaaataatatttcaaataatactcaatccaaacaaaaactTGGGCCGTAACAAATTTGAAGATTTGATCCATCTTGGCTCCTTGTACTTAAACACTTCCACAGTGGGCTCCACTTCTCCAGGCGCCTAAAATCAAAATGGATTCATAATTCATTCTGGCCCAATTAATCACATTTCACTATCTTGCGCCTCACGCGTACGCTCGTAGTCTTAGAACGCAGCTTCAGTGACACGTGTCCCCAGCATTTTATTTTGACCCGGCGGAGCCACCGGAGCGAGAAATTTCGTTAAACAATTTTGACGCCACAACAAAGCAAaaacattattaatttattaacAAATAACATGCAAATTCATGCTGGAAACTTCAAAAATACTACAATGCTCCCTCATATTCTGTAAAAACCTATTTTGCTACCTGTTGCTTGAAACGAGACAGATTGaaccttaatttttttttttggttggtgaCAAATACACTTGGTTAGATTTGATAGTTGATACTGATGTTTGGTCATCTTTTAAACACCCAAATGCCAAGTCTTTGATTCTTGTTATAAAACTGAAATTACGGCTGCTTTGTTTTAAAATAGGAATTATGTGCAAAGAATCATTTGTGTTTTTTGGGGCTGTGtttggccattttattaaataaaaagattgtatataatatatttaattttatttcaaaagggAAGTAGTATGTTAGACATTTTTCATTCCAAATTATTTGTATATAGAAAAGTTATAATATGGTGTTAGAAATAATGGGGCAAAAAAGTGATTTACTACCAAAAATTTGCTTGATTTGGACTTTAAAGGACTGAATGCAGGTTAAATCAAAATGCGAAGGACTGTTttagcaaaattgtcaaatttcatttacatttgcatttcatttgggCTCATTAGAGTTTCATTTCACATTCCAccatttcttctctctctctctctctctctctcttctcccaCACCATCATCACATATACAGATAATACACAAAGATACATACAGCTCGATagatttaaaaatatatgttcTAATAAAATATagatacacacatatatataatcCTAGGCCAATATATTGGAAGAATTTTCTCTCTGCATTTTCGGGagagaaatttcagaaaacagaaaatgatttggaaaattgagaaattggagccctagtttttttttttttggtcatttcCTCTGCCAATCGAATTTGTAAGTGAATTCTGGTCGACAATTAATCGgtaatttcttttgtttatttggtGGCCTATACCATCGTTTAGCTAATTGTAATTCGCGTCGATCGACAAAGAAAACCTAGATCGgagaaaacaaagggaaaagaaaggaaaaaagagtgGGGAAAAATGCCGTCGCATGCGGATCTGGACAGGCAGATAGAGCAATTGATGGAGTGCAAGCCGCTGACTGAGGCGGAGGTGAAGACGCTCTGCGATCAGGCGAGGGCGATTCTAGTGGAAGAATGGAATGTGCAGCCGGTAAAATGTCCGGTGACGGTCTGCGGCGATATTCACGGCCAGTTCTACGATCTCATCGAACTTTTCCGGATAGGAGGAAATGCTCCCGACACAAATTACCTATTCATGGGCGATTACGTTGGTAAGCAATTCATTTCCGGTTTAGGAAATTTATTAAAGTTAGGgatttctttgatttcactgtACATATAAAGGTCGAATAGTTGGTGATCTATGATTATCTAttagttttcttggtttttatgggtttttttttatatgtttGCTTTATATGTGATCAAGGGATGTGTTTGCTTTTAAAAGAAGTGGCATATTCAAAGATGTCTATATTGTTTTGGATGGGTGTTTataaattattgaatatttCAGTTTAGGTAGATCTATGATTTGCTCTACGAAGGAATTTCTGTGGTATAAGGAGCTGAAGCCATTATGAGGGGTTCATTCCAAAATAACTTTTCTAggttttgaaaataaatttcTTTGACTATGGATTTTGCTTCGCATTTATGGAAATTTGTATCCCTTGTTCGAGTGGCATTATTCATGTCAGTTGTTTGTAGTGGTTGATTACTGCTTATTGGAATTGTATTGCACGATATACAAGGTCTGAACAAAGGAACCAAATAAATGAAGAGACTATTTGGCTGACGTTTTCAATTTCCTCTGGAAGTTTTGGCGAAAAAAGGGGCTTGACATGGTGGCATGTAGTTGCACTGCTCAGCTGCCAAGTATTTTTTGGTATTTGACTTGTAATAGGCAGCAATGAGTGGATTGTTATGGGTTAATTTGGATTTGACATCACCAGCAAGCAACTTAAAGAAATGTAGGTGAAGAAGAATTATTGGATCCACGACTTGAAAGTTTGATGACTTGTGAAGAAAGGTGAAGTTGCTGTGTTAGTAAACGGATTTGCGCTTTAACATGTTTGATCTGAGCTGCTAATTGATTTGGAGAGTTTGTTAGAAGAGTTGCTGGGAATGTCATTAGTCACTGTAATCTACTGGACTTTTACTTGCTTCACCTGATAGAAGCATGATTGAGCTTTAGTGTCATAAAGCAAAGGCTTGCTTTGAGTTCGATGCATATGAGATTTGTTCACAGACAGTCTATTTGCTGACTAACTGCAATTACATGTTGAGGCATTGTTGATTAGATTGTTAAACTTTTCTATTCATGTTGCCAATGCTTCTCATATTTGTAATTCCTTGGAAGTTGGCTATGTTGGCTATTGTGGGATGATTTGCATATGTAAAGAACCTTAAGCTTCATGCTGTTCTGTTTGTTGGCTATTCATTTATTATATGTTATTGCTGTAAACTATTTGCATATTATTTCCAATTCCATCTGTTAACCAGTCTAATTTCAGTAGTGAATGGTAATCAGTGgtgttccttttcctttttgtttagTAGTAATCAGTCTTTGGGAGTATTTGGAAAGTGGAAGCATTGTTAGTTTGAAGAAAATGGATACTTAATTACCATAGGTGAATTCAAGATTTATTATGGTGCTTAAATGAATTCTGCAGATTTTGGGAATATGGATTACCAGTTGTACGTAATGCTCAGAAGTATTTGTTAGCATTTAAACATCCTGATAGTTCTGCAATTTAATGTTGATTTTCTTCAAACATTGAAAAGATGGGGAAACTGCTTAGTGTTATTAGATTATTGCCAAATAGATGGAAGAAACATGAAAGATAATTTATCTCTGGTTTTGAGGTGTCGCGCTCCTGTCATGATGGGAACTTTTCTGGCTGCTACTAGTCATTACTTCTATTTTGCCTTTGTAATTTTGAGCCTTCTAAACAGATGGTTAATTGGTCTTATCTGCTTCTTGTCATTGAATACCTTCTATTTTTAGTTCGTATCTGCATTAGTAGAGATGATATTCATGTTTTCCTGTATAATATATCTCTTTCCATCTTAGAAATTTTATGGCTTGATAACCATGCTCTAGACATGTTTTCCACCATTGATGCCTTTCTAATTGGATGAGTATCTTTTATGAGCTTGAAGTTGGTGCTTATAGAGCTTGTTCCTTGACATTCAATATTTCCTTGATATCAAACTTCAATATCCTGTTGATGACAATTCCATTTAATGCAGACCGTGGGTACTACTCAGTGGAGACTGTCACACTCTTAGTTGCTCTGAAAGTTCGTTATAGAGATAGAATCACAATTCTTAGAGGAAATCATGAAAGTCGGCAAATTACTCAAGTGTAAGGCTTTTGTACGCTCGGATGAGCACATTGTTGCTAAGAGTACAAATTCTGTGGTTAAATATGTGGATTCTTGTTGTTTCATGGGAAATACATGATTTGGGAATTCTGTATCATAAAGGTTGTATAATAAAGTTTAATTTAAAAGACTTGGACAATTTAGTATGGGAGTCGCCACATACTTTAGTGGATATGTCTTTAGTTCTCACCTGGACATGACTCTGCACTTTTCTCCATTCTTCTGTGCTTCACAACAGAAGAAGCATTCTGGTATTTATTTCCATTATCTGTAAGTCTATATTATTTGTCTTTCTGCTTGGCAGCAGTAGGTGCATATTCCAGCTCGCATACTTGAATACATACTTATGTGGTTAACTGGTGAATGAAACAGGCATAAGGTGGTATGAAAGAAGGGTTAGGGAAGGAATAAAGCTAGAAAGGATGGAACCAACAAGGTTTCTGTTTGTTGCATTTTGTCAAATTAACTTCTGTAATGTTGTGGTTCTTTTTGCAATGCCAACTGATCTTTTAAGGCataagtttttagtttttttctgTCCATACTAGTTTGGGATTATGCTGTTGAGAGTTGGTTATAGGTGAAAAGTATCATTGATGGTCAACCTTGGGGGACATGTGATATGTTTTTCCTgaatttcatttcctttcaaaagattttttttatcCTCCCTTCAATTTGTCCGAAAGTTTTTTCTACAGgatccgtttggattagctgttttgggggtgtttttgaaaaattttactgtagcagagtttttatagtatattttgggatatttttagaaaatattttgggatatttaagagtaaaagagtttttagaatatattttgggatattttttaaacattaaaaaaaatttagactactttttagagtaccttttagagtactttttaaaaattttaatagcacttgaaaatctaatttttgaaaaactcttgAATCCAAACAGCCGTCTACCATAATCATTGTTGTGCGAAAAGTTAGAATCATTCCTGCAAATAATTTAAACTCATGTAAGGGTGGGGTTTGTGCGAGAGAATGTAAATGGAAGATGAATCATAAAGTTTAAGTCCCATATATCAGGATGTTTATCCCGGTGTCTTGCTTTAGCCTGGTTGAGTTATTTCTAGCCTATGCATCTTGCCTGGTCTTTTCTTCAGCAAGTGTCATATAGGGCCAGCAATTTTTATTTTCCCTAAGTAGTGATGATCTCTGAAATTCCATCTATTCGATTGTCATATTGTTCAGTCAAGCTTTGTGAGCCTCCTCTtatgacctttttattgttgtGGATGCGACAAATGAACCTTTCTTTTGCTTAATTAGAAGCAAGGGACCATACTGATTCATTTCAGGCCTGCTTCAGTATTAACAAATTGTTTGTTCCTAATGTCAGGTATGGTTTTTATGATGAATGCTTGAGGAAGTATGGAAATGCCAATGTCTGGAAGTATTTTACTGATCTTTTTGATTACCTCCCCCTGACAGCACTTATTGAGAGTCAGGTTTGAGCAGTAGTATGTGAATATGTGTGCTTAGTTAATCTCATTACCACTTCCAATAGCAATATTACTCTATTGTAGATCTTCTGTTTGCATGGAGGGCTTTCACCATCACTTGATACGCTAGATAATATTCGAGCCTTGGACCGCATACAGGAGGTACATTACTCTTAGCTTCAATTTCACGTACTTTAGCTGATGACCTTTTCTCTATATATATGACAAGTGGTTCCTTTGGCTTTATGTAAGGATTTTCGATCCCCTTCTGTTTTTGAATGTTCCCAAATCTACCTTTggtttctctctctttctttgaGACGAACTCTCTTCTTTTACTTGTCTCGAATTTTGCTCAAAATTTTCTACCAC
This portion of the Coffea eugenioides isolate CCC68of chromosome 11, Ceug_1.0, whole genome shotgun sequence genome encodes:
- the LOC113751530 gene encoding serine/threonine-protein phosphatase PP2A-2 catalytic subunit; translated protein: MPSHADLDRQIEQLMECKPLTEAEVKTLCDQARAILVEEWNVQPVKCPVTVCGDIHGQFYDLIELFRIGGNAPDTNYLFMGDYVDRGYYSVETVTLLVALKVRYRDRITILRGNHESRQITQVYGFYDECLRKYGNANVWKYFTDLFDYLPLTALIESQIFCLHGGLSPSLDTLDNIRALDRIQEVPHEGPMCDLLWSDPDDRCGWGISPRGAGYTFGQDIAAQFNHTNGLSLISRAHQLVMEGYNWCQEKNVVTVFSAPNYCYRCGNMAAILEIGENMEQNFLQFDPAPRQIEPDTTRKTPDYFL